From Leptospira congkakensis, one genomic window encodes:
- the atpG gene encoding ATP synthase F1 subunit gamma, which translates to MATPREIKKRINSVKNTRKITRTMEMVSTAKAKKATNKVNAAKPYADLTRELVSSLSSLAGIIHSPYLRKPDKIRKVAILAIAANRGLCGGFNSNLLRIVKNRIEELKSKGVEVEVHAAGKKAIAFFKFAKVELVTTHTNIDDKAGSKEANDLASYFMERFANESVDSVEIISTHYYSAATQKPEITTVLPLSMEEAGTKGSSGPEVLYEPDPKTILENLLPMVIKTTFVKIILESVASEHIARRVAMKAATDAAGEMIKLLTRGYNRVRQAKITQEISEIVGGAEAIS; encoded by the coding sequence TTGGCGACACCGCGTGAGATAAAAAAGAGGATTAACTCGGTTAAAAATACGAGAAAAATCACTCGAACCATGGAGATGGTCTCCACGGCAAAGGCAAAAAAAGCAACTAATAAAGTTAATGCGGCGAAACCATACGCCGACTTAACTCGCGAGTTAGTTTCTTCTTTGTCTAGCCTTGCTGGGATCATTCACAGCCCTTACTTAAGGAAGCCGGACAAAATCCGAAAAGTAGCTATCCTTGCAATCGCCGCAAACCGTGGGTTATGCGGTGGTTTTAACTCCAATCTTCTTCGTATTGTTAAAAACCGTATCGAAGAGTTGAAGTCCAAAGGTGTGGAAGTTGAAGTCCATGCTGCTGGGAAAAAAGCAATTGCCTTCTTTAAATTTGCAAAAGTAGAATTGGTTACTACTCATACCAATATCGATGATAAAGCGGGAAGCAAAGAAGCAAATGATCTTGCTTCTTACTTTATGGAACGTTTTGCAAATGAATCAGTGGATTCAGTTGAAATTATATCCACTCATTATTATTCGGCAGCAACTCAAAAACCAGAAATTACTACCGTTCTTCCTTTATCAATGGAAGAAGCTGGGACAAAAGGATCTTCTGGTCCAGAAGTATTGTATGAGCCGGATCCAAAAACAATTTTGGAAAACCTTCTTCCTATGGTGATCAAAACTACTTTTGTTAAGATCATTTTGGAGTCGGTAGCTTCCGAACACATTGCACGAAGAGTGGCTATGAAAGCGGCAACAGACGCAGCAGGTGAGATGATCAAACTTCTTACTCGCGGTTATAACCGAGTTCGTCAGGCAAAAATTACGCAGGAAATTTCAGAAATCGTAGGGGGAGCGGAAGCCATCTCCTAA
- a CDS encoding MBOAT family O-acyltransferase, translating into MKKPKQVTAVLFNSISFLSHFLVFYSIYYFATDRIRKYLLLSFGVYFYSQWSINATILLFLSVVFNYSLGRYLSLLNGKSKKTIFVLGITVNLVYLGVFKYFIFIWELFSDLRIGFGLPGLIWKPEILLPIGISFYTFHNISYLIDVYDEKIAPCKNFFTFAIYDLFFPLLLLGPIERPGNLIPQIESKQIIRRENIWNGISLFLWGAFIKSTIADPFSRYVEIHAKGFETLEPGILWIVAPVIAFQIYADFFGYSLCAMGLAEMMGFRLMNNFKRPFFSSNPSEFWSKWHISLSTWLRDYVYIKLGGNRHGFFRENTNLMVVWFLAGVWHGAGYGFVIWGIYLGLCLVLYRSLKHYGLIVQGSRVQSILGTIFTFYSFSLGLLLFRINSPSETKLILDNLSFLPHLSSFPIMILITTIPLLVFDLWQEWKNTERPTFFISTKPYSFLFIFFVLFLWFSIFSPFGKQDFFYFQF; encoded by the coding sequence TTGAAGAAGCCTAAACAAGTAACAGCCGTGTTATTTAATTCTATTTCCTTTTTATCACATTTTTTAGTATTCTACTCCATTTATTATTTTGCAACTGATAGGATACGTAAGTATTTACTTCTTTCCTTTGGTGTTTATTTCTATTCTCAGTGGAGTATCAATGCCACCATTCTTCTTTTTTTATCAGTAGTTTTTAACTATAGTTTAGGAAGATACCTTAGTCTTTTAAATGGAAAATCTAAGAAAACTATCTTTGTTTTAGGAATCACCGTTAATTTAGTTTATCTTGGTGTTTTTAAATATTTTATTTTTATTTGGGAGTTGTTTTCTGATTTAAGAATCGGTTTTGGATTGCCGGGCCTTATTTGGAAACCAGAAATTTTATTACCTATAGGAATTTCCTTTTATACATTTCATAACATTAGTTATTTGATAGATGTTTATGATGAAAAAATAGCTCCTTGTAAAAACTTTTTTACATTTGCAATTTATGATTTGTTTTTCCCCCTTTTGTTACTTGGCCCCATCGAAAGACCAGGCAACTTAATCCCGCAAATCGAATCGAAACAAATCATTCGAAGAGAAAATATTTGGAATGGAATTTCCCTTTTTCTCTGGGGTGCGTTTATCAAATCAACTATTGCCGATCCTTTTTCTAGATATGTAGAAATTCATGCAAAGGGTTTTGAAACCTTAGAACCTGGAATCTTATGGATCGTAGCTCCTGTCATCGCCTTCCAAATCTATGCCGATTTTTTTGGATACTCTCTCTGTGCAATGGGTTTAGCCGAAATGATGGGCTTTCGTTTGATGAACAATTTCAAAAGACCATTTTTTTCCTCCAATCCTTCTGAGTTTTGGTCAAAATGGCATATTTCTCTTTCTACCTGGCTGCGAGATTACGTATATATAAAGTTAGGTGGAAATAGGCACGGTTTCTTTAGGGAAAATACAAACTTGATGGTGGTATGGTTTCTTGCTGGAGTTTGGCATGGAGCAGGCTATGGGTTTGTGATTTGGGGAATTTATTTGGGACTCTGTTTGGTTTTGTATCGTTCTTTGAAACATTATGGACTCATAGTACAAGGCAGTCGTGTTCAATCTATACTGGGAACCATTTTTACTTTTTATAGTTTTTCGTTGGGCCTTCTTCTTTTTAGAATCAATTCTCCTTCGGAAACAAAATTGATTTTAGACAATTTATCTTTCCTGCCGCATCTTTCTTCATTCCCAATTATGATCCTAATAACGACGATTCCGTTATTAGTTTTTGATCTTTGGCAAGAATGGAAAAATACGGAACGTCCAACTTTCTTTATCTCCACAAAACCATATTCGTTTCTATTTATATTCTTTGTTTTGTTTCTTTGGTTTTCTATATTTTCACCCTTTGGGAAACAGGATTTTTTTTATTTTCAGTTTTAA
- a CDS encoding DUF5808 domain-containing protein has protein sequence MSYNEDKNFWGIPYGTEITAEAFVKDIWDPSTEEILTPKQFFGLGWGVNLHALGRRVGVIK, from the coding sequence ATGTCATACAATGAAGATAAAAATTTCTGGGGAATTCCTTACGGAACAGAAATCACTGCAGAAGCATTTGTAAAAGATATCTGGGATCCAAGCACTGAGGAAATCCTAACACCGAAACAATTTTTTGGTCTTGGTTGGGGAGTTAACTTACATGCCCTTGGTCGGCGTGTGGGTGTGATCAAATAA
- the atpC gene encoding ATP synthase F1 subunit epsilon: MSKELTLTVISPDKILYQGKAESVILPGSVGYFGILPGHATLVSQLDFGLIKLHTAGKEFRIAIDGGFCEVKNDQIRVLTEGGDSEDDLSHDHAVELLGEAEALPLSKDKEILLKKAKVRILLHER; encoded by the coding sequence ATGAGTAAAGAACTGACTTTAACAGTCATCTCTCCTGACAAAATCCTTTACCAGGGCAAGGCGGAATCAGTGATTCTGCCGGGTTCTGTGGGTTATTTTGGAATCCTTCCAGGCCATGCTACCTTAGTCTCCCAACTCGATTTTGGGCTGATCAAATTGCATACTGCTGGGAAAGAGTTCCGAATTGCCATCGATGGCGGATTCTGTGAAGTGAAAAATGACCAAATTAGAGTGCTCACCGAAGGTGGGGATTCTGAAGACGATTTGTCTCATGACCATGCTGTAGAACTCCTCGGGGAAGCAGAAGCCCTTCCGCTCTCCAAAGACAAAGAAATTCTATTAAAGAAAGCAAAAGTTCGCATTTTACTGCACGAACGTTAA
- the atpD gene encoding F0F1 ATP synthase subunit beta: MNKGKIKQIIGSVMDISFESGNMPEIYNAVEIKSKVNGKDVTITAEVQQHIGDNTVRAISLQSTDGLKRGLEVTDTGIPISVPVGTKTLGRIFNVLGEAIDELGDLPKDVKKMPIHRNAPSYEEIKPKTEIFETGIKVIDLLAPYIKGGKTGLFGGAGVGKTVLIQELINNIAKQHGGYSVFAGVGERTREGNDLWNEMKESGVIDKTVLCFGQMNEPPGARLRIALSALTMAENFRDESGSDILLFVDNIFRFSQAGSEVSALLGRMPSAVGYQPTLSTEMGGLQERITSTVRGSITSVQAIYVPADDLTDPAPATAFAHLDATTTLSRAISEKGIYPAVDPLDSTSRIMNPQIVGEEHYNTAREVQRILQRYKDLQDIIAILGMDELSEDDKVLVSRARRLEKFLSQPFHVAEQFTGRPGKYVKLEDTIRSFKGIIEGKYDTLPEQAFYMVGSIDEVIEAAKQLKG, from the coding sequence ATGAATAAAGGTAAAATTAAACAAATCATCGGTTCGGTAATGGATATCAGTTTTGAGTCCGGGAATATGCCTGAAATCTACAATGCCGTAGAGATTAAATCTAAAGTAAACGGTAAAGACGTAACAATTACTGCAGAAGTGCAACAACACATTGGAGATAACACAGTTCGTGCGATCTCCCTTCAATCCACAGACGGATTAAAAAGAGGATTGGAAGTTACCGATACAGGAATCCCAATTTCTGTTCCAGTAGGAACAAAAACTCTTGGTCGTATCTTTAACGTGCTTGGTGAAGCAATCGATGAACTCGGTGATCTTCCGAAAGACGTAAAAAAGATGCCAATCCATAGAAATGCACCTTCTTACGAAGAAATTAAACCTAAAACAGAAATCTTTGAAACAGGGATCAAGGTCATCGACCTTCTTGCTCCTTACATCAAAGGGGGAAAAACAGGACTATTCGGTGGTGCTGGGGTAGGTAAAACAGTTTTAATCCAAGAGCTTATCAACAACATCGCAAAACAACATGGTGGTTACTCTGTGTTCGCTGGTGTGGGTGAAAGAACTCGTGAAGGAAACGACCTTTGGAACGAGATGAAAGAATCTGGAGTTATCGACAAAACAGTTCTTTGTTTTGGTCAGATGAACGAACCTCCTGGTGCTCGTCTTCGTATCGCGCTTTCTGCTTTGACTATGGCGGAAAACTTCCGTGATGAATCCGGATCTGATATCCTTCTCTTCGTAGACAATATCTTCCGTTTCTCTCAAGCAGGTTCCGAAGTATCGGCTCTTCTTGGTCGTATGCCATCTGCGGTAGGATACCAACCAACTCTTTCCACTGAGATGGGTGGATTACAAGAACGGATTACATCAACAGTTCGTGGTTCCATCACTTCAGTGCAAGCGATCTACGTTCCTGCCGACGACTTAACTGACCCGGCTCCTGCAACTGCGTTTGCTCACTTGGATGCAACAACGACTTTATCTCGTGCGATTTCTGAAAAAGGGATTTATCCTGCGGTGGATCCACTCGATTCCACATCACGCATCATGAACCCACAAATCGTGGGAGAAGAGCACTACAACACTGCTCGCGAAGTACAAAGAATTCTTCAAAGATACAAAGACCTTCAAGATATCATCGCGATTCTTGGTATGGACGAACTTTCTGAGGATGATAAAGTTCTTGTTTCTCGTGCTCGTCGTTTGGAGAAATTCCTCTCACAACCGTTCCACGTAGCGGAACAGTTTACAGGTCGACCTGGAAAGTATGTAAAATTGGAAGATACCATCCGTTCCTTCAAAGGAATCATCGAAGGTAAGTATGACACACTTCCAGAACAAGCATTCTATATGGTCGGATCGATTGACGAAGTAATCGAAGCGGCGAAACAACTCAAAGGTTAA
- the carA gene encoding glutamine-hydrolyzing carbamoyl-phosphate synthase small subunit: MQAFLVLANGTVMKGRSFGANKNSIGEVVFNTSMAGYQEIITDPSYKGQLVTLTYPMIGNYGINPDDMESDKIQASGLIVKEYVKRPSNFQSKETLSEFLIRFGVPAIEGIDTRKLTRIIRNSGAMSCGIFISETYEDSFLEAVKNAPTMEGQDLAQVVTCEKPYVFGAHSPSKFKLAVYDFGIKRNILKLLDAAGFNVHVFPAKTKAEDLLKDGFDAYFLSNGPGDPAPLDYAISSAKAIMDAKKPLFGICLGHQIIGLALGKQTAKLKFGHRGGNHPVRNEETGKIEITSQNHGFHVLGESSSDMPITRINLFDNTVAGLKTKGLPVMAVQYHPEACPGPHDSAYHFQEFYTMVESFKS; encoded by the coding sequence ATGCAGGCTTTTTTGGTTTTAGCAAACGGAACGGTCATGAAGGGCCGATCCTTCGGTGCAAATAAGAATTCGATCGGCGAGGTAGTCTTCAATACCTCTATGGCGGGATATCAGGAAATCATCACTGACCCTTCCTACAAAGGCCAACTCGTGACCCTTACCTACCCCATGATTGGGAACTATGGAATCAATCCAGACGATATGGAATCTGATAAGATCCAAGCTTCTGGACTCATTGTCAAAGAATACGTCAAACGACCGTCCAACTTCCAATCCAAAGAAACTCTTAGCGAGTTTCTCATTCGGTTTGGAGTGCCTGCGATTGAAGGAATCGACACACGCAAGCTAACACGTATCATTCGAAACTCTGGAGCCATGTCTTGTGGAATATTCATCAGCGAAACTTATGAAGATTCTTTCCTGGAAGCAGTAAAAAATGCTCCGACTATGGAAGGCCAAGATTTAGCCCAAGTGGTCACTTGTGAAAAACCATATGTATTTGGTGCTCATTCTCCGAGTAAGTTTAAACTTGCCGTTTATGACTTCGGAATCAAAAGAAATATTCTCAAACTTCTAGACGCAGCTGGATTTAATGTACATGTTTTCCCTGCCAAAACCAAAGCCGAAGATTTACTAAAAGATGGATTTGATGCTTACTTCCTTTCTAATGGACCTGGAGATCCCGCTCCTCTTGACTACGCAATCTCCTCTGCAAAAGCCATTATGGATGCGAAGAAACCACTTTTTGGAATCTGTTTAGGGCACCAAATCATTGGACTTGCTCTTGGAAAACAAACAGCCAAACTTAAGTTTGGTCACCGTGGTGGGAACCATCCCGTTCGAAACGAAGAAACAGGAAAAATTGAAATCACTTCTCAAAACCATGGCTTTCATGTGTTAGGTGAGTCTTCTAGCGATATGCCGATCACAAGGATCAATTTATTCGACAATACGGTAGCTGGTCTCAAAACCAAAGGTTTACCGGTAATGGCTGTCCAATACCATCCAGAAGCATGCCCAGGTCCCCACGACTCGGCCTATCATTTTCAAGAATTTTATACTATGGTAGAATCCTTCAAATCATAG
- a CDS encoding GAF domain-containing protein, which produces MGLLDRAEEIKKTSGSSTSKSSSTNQDKPSLLKKAEQFHEETFSHEKESVPVVDTDSEWLDDSFSEKLATEIGDLPSPDGEEEFDLSDIPELTDADFGDLSEEPWDENPLPNLENDLDDIASDYEPVSAEDTKIPETNPEPSAEPELPPVSKQEFDDDLIDRDYHDEISEPDTPLPEVNIFDEWENDAKREAAKQPLRPIKDDPAPIGEDVLFDDESDFGTAPISYHLASKKRIENYQAIFEITKEIASSKEFSDYFDNLVYSLIGQVGCNSVVVLTSTNPKSPKWEAVAAQGIQSKDSWYLSPNDEIYSRISDSETVIYAGEFKSSRLPDREFRLLNEMGSEILVPIRHGEKCFGLLSLGKLINGEEYITDDLEFAKIVGDIAGSVFERVSEFESINDDLVQAKEVIEINESVLRFARDFARVRKMDEAYDLLIENIKTKLGVKQFSFLVLDSETRSDYIVFGSNFILPERTKDFKLSKDSDIVGMVSNVPGVYRLENFREDSELKSIFTNDELGIMSEFTILPIINLNWLVGMIIVHSTGTAWTDTTRDVGVTLLETSAPVFANLLILQEKEALFRNPFNPLESRILSEIEKASQMNTNFTVTLFKIQNVSRMVHLVGAGTFARYADVLRKTMMDHIGELDFFTRVGQGKFAMVLHGKDKEETDVVIKKIKSSFAKKEDSIIGSFRATYRVLNLSYPHDTKDKNQFLEMVEEA; this is translated from the coding sequence GTGGGACTTCTCGATAGAGCCGAAGAAATTAAAAAAACTTCGGGTTCCTCGACTTCAAAATCATCTAGTACTAACCAAGACAAACCGTCTTTATTAAAAAAAGCAGAACAATTCCATGAAGAAACTTTTTCTCATGAAAAAGAATCTGTTCCTGTTGTCGATACCGACTCGGAATGGTTAGACGATAGCTTTTCTGAAAAACTCGCCACAGAAATTGGAGACCTTCCCAGTCCCGATGGAGAAGAGGAATTCGATCTTAGTGATATACCAGAACTTACTGATGCAGATTTTGGTGACTTATCTGAAGAACCTTGGGATGAAAATCCTCTACCAAATTTAGAAAATGATTTAGATGATATTGCTTCTGATTATGAACCCGTCTCTGCAGAAGATACAAAAATACCTGAAACGAATCCGGAACCATCTGCGGAACCTGAATTACCTCCTGTAAGCAAACAAGAGTTTGATGATGATTTAATTGATCGTGATTACCACGATGAAATTTCAGAACCCGATACCCCTCTTCCAGAAGTTAATATCTTTGATGAGTGGGAGAACGATGCAAAAAGAGAAGCTGCCAAACAACCGCTTAGACCCATCAAAGATGATCCGGCTCCCATAGGAGAAGACGTATTGTTTGATGATGAATCTGATTTTGGTACAGCGCCAATCTCGTATCATCTGGCTTCCAAAAAACGGATTGAGAACTACCAAGCCATTTTTGAAATCACTAAAGAGATTGCTTCCTCTAAAGAATTTTCTGATTATTTTGATAACTTGGTTTATAGTTTGATAGGGCAAGTTGGTTGTAACTCTGTAGTGGTTTTAACTTCTACAAATCCTAAAAGTCCTAAATGGGAAGCAGTTGCAGCTCAAGGGATCCAATCAAAAGATTCTTGGTATCTATCTCCAAACGATGAAATCTATTCTCGTATCTCTGATTCGGAAACGGTAATCTATGCTGGTGAATTCAAATCTTCTCGATTGCCAGACAGAGAGTTTAGATTACTCAATGAAATGGGTTCCGAAATCTTAGTGCCCATCCGTCATGGTGAAAAATGTTTTGGCTTATTATCTCTTGGCAAACTCATTAACGGGGAAGAATACATTACCGATGATTTGGAATTTGCTAAAATAGTTGGAGATATTGCTGGTTCTGTTTTTGAAAGAGTGTCCGAATTTGAATCGATCAATGACGACTTAGTCCAAGCCAAAGAAGTAATCGAAATCAATGAGTCAGTTTTACGATTTGCACGCGATTTTGCTCGTGTTCGTAAGATGGATGAAGCTTATGATTTGCTTATAGAAAATATTAAAACCAAACTTGGTGTAAAACAATTTTCCTTTTTAGTTTTAGATTCTGAAACTCGCTCCGACTATATTGTGTTTGGTTCTAATTTTATATTACCAGAAAGAACAAAAGACTTCAAACTCAGCAAAGATTCTGATATTGTGGGAATGGTTTCCAATGTTCCTGGTGTTTACCGGTTAGAAAACTTCAGAGAAGACTCCGAATTAAAATCCATTTTCACAAATGATGAATTAGGGATTATGAGTGAATTCACAATTTTACCAATCATCAATTTAAACTGGCTTGTGGGTATGATTATCGTACATTCTACAGGAACTGCCTGGACAGATACCACTAGAGATGTTGGAGTTACTTTACTCGAAACATCTGCACCAGTGTTTGCAAACTTACTGATTTTACAGGAAAAAGAAGCATTATTTAGAAATCCATTTAATCCATTAGAGTCGCGGATTCTCAGCGAAATAGAAAAAGCATCACAAATGAACACGAACTTCACAGTCACTTTGTTCAAAATTCAGAATGTTTCTCGAATGGTTCATTTGGTGGGAGCGGGAACTTTTGCTCGTTATGCGGACGTCTTACGTAAAACAATGATGGATCATATTGGGGAGTTGGACTTTTTCACTCGGGTGGGGCAAGGAAAATTTGCTATGGTCCTTCATGGAAAAGACAAAGAAGAAACCGATGTTGTGATTAAAAAAATCAAATCTTCCTTCGCAAAAAAAGAGGACTCTATCATTGGATCTTTTCGTGCAACATATAGAGTATTAAATTTATCCTACCCACATGATACAAAGGATAAAAATCAATTTTTGGAAATGGTTGAAGAAGCCTAA